Part of the Lolium rigidum isolate FL_2022 chromosome 6, APGP_CSIRO_Lrig_0.1, whole genome shotgun sequence genome, tgctgattttgtggtcatgcacgcagagatccgtgacagcaatgtgcatgagcaacttcaagctgatctcgttgagcatttgtggaggatcaaaggaaataccgtggcaccttaatgtatcatctagccctttttattatatttgattacttgttttattgtttgttgtaatttaatttgaaaacaatcctcgaaaacattttttttatatgctacatttgatataaatggtttatgtgttaaaaaaattattttaaatgtttgggggcggcgtttggggacgcggctggggagcgacgtcccccaaacgcggcacgaacaaaacacgtcccccaaacgctcaatccggcgcgctttgggggacggtttgggggacgcgactggagatgctcttaggccgtTAGGAAAAGGTAGTTGCTACTCAAGGGCCAAGAGAAGGAGAGGGACAAAAAATTTCCAGCTTCAGTTGTACGTGGCCTTCACCTTTACACTCTCCCGCCGTTGTAACATCTGTTGATTGCGATGATTATCTGCGTCGACGGTTGTCTTTGCTTAGAGAATTTGCTTAGGCACCTGAACAGCCAGcataagaaaaagaaaatgccAGGACTAGCTTCTTATCCATGCAGAGATGATAATTTGATCAGgacaaaggaaaagaaaagcaaACGTTAATTGTGGATCTTATTCCTTGCAGCACAGCTTGGGTTTCTCGTCCGAACATCAAAAGAAGCCCTCCCTCCATAACCCTACGGTCCATAATAACTACCTCTAGAGATTTGAGTTGCTCTCCTTCCCGTGAAGTCCATAGTAACTACTATGGACAAATCCATAAGGTCCATTGCTCCCCATGATCATTAGGGAGATGGACAAATCCATAAGGTCCATTGCTCCCCATGATCATTAGGGGCACCTACCACTTGTTTtgctattttttaaaaaatctatAGCGCACATGTAATTAGTTGATTAGCTTATCAATTATTTTCTTAAAGAAAAATCCTTGTTCGGTAGGTACTTGCTCAGTTTTTTGCTAAGGCTGTATAAAGAAGATCAGGACATGTAGTTTTGCATCGTTTCATTAAGCCTTTCGGAAAAGGCACTGGCCTAGCAAGGAGAGGATAGGAGTCGCTAACGTCACTTGTacgcagtggcggagcttcaaaGAAATAGTTGGGCGGGCCAACTAAAGGATAACACATAATTGTTTTATCGACAAGCAATTTTTTTGGAGAAAATAGAGTGAAACATCGGATGCGGTGAGTTCCGTCTCTCGGATACATATGCTCTGTCTTATGaacacattttgaaatgtcaaaaattcTGTAAACATATTGGTGCGTACATCTCCGCATTATAGGTGCATCCAAAGTATTTTCGCAACAAATTGACTTTTTGTGGCTCCGTGGGAAAAAAAAGCAATTTTCGGTGCTAAAATAAGGCCTTCATgagatatttttttgtctttttagacGGACCAACAAATATCTCTTTTTCATGAAACTTCACGTGAGCACATAGAATGTGGATCTGGACGCGCAAATAtttgtttagaattttttaacaatTTATAATGTGTTCTTTTTGTGAATGCAAAGTAAATTTCTAGAAAATAATAATTCTCCCATCAAATAACTAACTAAGAAttagaaagaagaaaaaatagtTCCAGACAAGATAAATGATCTCCTAAATTGACTAACCGCTAGCTTTTTTAGAATTAACTAACAAAGCTAGCTACATAGCTTAGATACGAATGACAATAAATTTTATTAGAGAAAAACGAACTAGTAGTAAAAGCAACGTGGGCTCTCTTCTGCGTACCTAGGAGCTTTCGGTGCTCTCTGCAAGGTTGCCGGCCTGCTTGCATGTCAGCTACTTTAGTCAGCTACTACCAATGTACTGGGCCACCGATTGTGCTTAGATATAGATATTTTTGCACAAATGTTGGGCGGGCCACGGCCCGGTTCGGCCCCTGAATAGCTCCGCCAGTGCTTGTACGTGGCCTTCACTGTTGGCGGCAACGATGATATGCGAGGCACGCCAGGGCTGCTGTAGTGATATACTTTGCTTAGAGGATTTTCTAGGATTTGATATACTTTGCTTAGTGGATATTCTAGTATTTTTTTTGGAGCATTTGACTAGATATAAGTTAGCTTTGGAGTAAGTATTTAGTAAGGATAGGTAACTGAAGGAAAGGCACAAGAGAAAAATATTTTCAGGGCTAGCTTGGAGCAAAGGAAACGGAAGCAAACGTTAATTTTAGAGCTCATTCCTTGTGGCACAGATTGGGTTTCTCCTTGGAATTCCAAAAAAACACTCCGTCAGGAACCGTACAGTCCATAATAACTACGAATAACTACCTCTAGAGAATTGAGCTACTCTCTCCCGTATAGTCCACAATAACCGCCTCAAATTGAGCCCGTGATTAATGGCTATTTAGTTGCATGGTGCATGTCTCTTCCATGTCACCAATCCGTGGCAAGGCAAATCCCGACGGTTCGTTACTCCGCATGATCAACAAGGAGATGAAGAAATTAGCGCCTACCACTTGTCTTCTTCCCGCTCTCCCCAGCCTTCGTTTTTCCGGAAATTCAAATCTTCCCCCACAACCTCTTGACTCTTCCTCTATAAGTACAAGTGCCATGGTCACATGCCGCGCGTCGGCTtcgcgtgacttgtgacttgtgactttggtGAGGCGAGGAGAGGAGACGAGGCCGCCATGCTTCATCTCGGCGCCGTCGCCGGCCATGGCGTGGCGTGGGGAATGAGCATGCTGTCACGGTTCACTAGCGCCGCCGCTCTAGACCGGGCCTCCAAGGTGAAGACGGCTGCATAGGGAGGCTGTTTGGACTTTGGAGCCGCCGGCCGTCCTGGAGGTAAATTAACATCCATGCCTCTCCTTacttttcttcttctctcctaGGATTTGTTTTCTCGTCTTTGTACCGTCAGTCCCGGCCGCAACAAACTAACCACCACCACACAGCTCGAGTTGGAAGAAGGCTTAAGGCTAAACCCCGCCCCGCCTCCTTCTCGAACCATCCAGAAGGTTCTGGAGCGATCGGCGTTTTGGCTGGAGGATGGAGATCAAGGGGCTGGGGCAGCTCCTGGCGGCGCTAGCCGCGGCCCTGTTCGTGTGCGCCGTTGCGGGGCCCGGCCACGCCCTCCTCCCTGGTAACATATGAATATATGATTAATAGTATATCATGTAGTCACACGGTACTGAATAAATTCTTGCACAAGTTGGCATAGAGCAGGGCATATAATAGTCCTTTACACTTTCTCGCTTCTAGGTGTACAGTAGGTATCCCATTACTTTGTTGGAAACAAAATCCAGCATCATACTCAATAGTTTTTCTCACTTCGACCAGACTAACGATCTTTAAAGAAGCAAACATATGGCCGAGTTACCAACACCTAGAGAagcaaatatctagactctagagatcaatcatgcaaaccatattttaacaaactctatgtagttattcattaatgggtacaaggtacatgatgcaagagcttaaacatgatctatatgagcacaataattgccaagtatcacattattcaagacattaaaccatttaccacatgcggcattttccgtttccaaccatataacaatgaatgaaatagtccaactttcgcaatgaacattaaagataaagctaagaacacatgtgttcatacgaaacagcggagcgtgtctctctcccacacaaagaatgctaggatccgatcttattcaaataaaaacaaaaacaaaaacaaaagcaaacagacgctccaagtaaaatgcataagatgtgacggaataaaaatatagttttactagagatgacctgataagttgtcgatgaagaagggatgccttgggcatccccaagcttcacCTCTCGGGGTACCTCTACGTCAATGGCCAGCCTATGTCGCAAGGCGGTTATAAGTAAGCTACGACAGTTCCAGTTGGGGTCTCGACGTCTTCTGACAAATGTTTGTGGAACACAATTAGTTGATGCGTGTTCCGTTCTGTAGGATTGCTTATGTGAGGCAAGAAGACATTTTCTTTTCACAGCTGACGGTGCGGGAAACGCTCTCGCTTGCTGCTGAGCTCCAGCTTCCTGACACGATGTCGCCCGAGAGGAAGGAGAAGTATGTTAATGATCTCTTGTTCCGCCTTGGATTGGTAAGTGATCAAAAGGAACGTAGtttagtttatttatttattttaatcaTGGGAACTTACATGATTGCTGAATGATCGATATATGCCAATCACAGTATTATCATCCTGTGTTGTTTCTTTTCAACGAAAGGTCAACTCTGCTGATTCTATCGTGGGTGATGCAAAAGTACGTGGAATTAGTGGTCGtgaaaagaagcgcctcgcgcTTGCATGTGAACTGATTGCAAGTCCTTCAGTTATCTTTGCGGATGAACCAACAACAGGTGTTATTTTACCTCATTGACCATCGTTTTCCATTCCCTGGTTTGAATTACCATTCTATTTTGCTTCTGTATAGTTTATAGTTAGATTTACCTGCATGGCAGAAAATGTTTGGGTCACTTCTTCTATCTATGCATGTAAGCAGGTACAAATACACAAACACTAAATAAAAAGTAGTAAACACTAACCTATTTGAGTCAAATAGAAGGTTAAGTGGGATTGTGGTATGACCAACCAAGTATTGTCTCAGGCGAGACAGTCCACCTAAGTATAACTCACATCCCACAAAGGAAAATGAGATAGGCTGTTGTTGCAATTTTCCAATTTAAATGGCCTGATTGAAAAATCCCTGCTGAATTGTTAAATTTTCATGAGGAGTAGCATTTTTCCTGAGATCCTATTCTGGACATTAGTCACAAAGATTCTTTGAATATTTGGTAGGACTGCTGTAGAATGTGAGTGATAACACATGAACTTTGTCTATGTTTTGACTTTCTTTTAGGCCTTGATGCATTCCAGGCAGAGAAAGTGATGGAGACTCTTAGACAGCTTGCGAGAAGATgggctctgcctcctatataagggagaGTCGAgagacgaagagaggatcgatttcattgtcaacataatcctagttttctagcagtcgagtacttttctggctgaaccctcgagatctacttgccctctactttttaCGAAAactctagtctacaatccgtaggcattgacaagtcgataccttgtcaatcacCGGATCCGTTGGCTTCTCCATCATCGGAGCCGTCGACTTCTCCATCAACGAATCCGTCGACTTCTCGGTCGGCATCTCCATCAACGAATCCGTCGGCTTATCGATCGCCTTCTAGGTCGGCTGCGTGGATTATTTCTTCGACTATGTCTTCCTGTTCGAAGTCTCGATGGaataatggatccattgtttctgcaaaatattaaatcgataagtaaatgATTAATTTTCAGTAGGGGTGATGACGTAACATAGAGGGTCGTCATAACGGAAAGGGAGAGGGGGATGCCGGTGACCACATAACGTAGGGGGTCGTCGTAACACACGGGGAGAGGGGGATGCCGGTGACTACATTATACAATGCAACACATGGCattgatgcaatgcacatacaaggatgatgacatgacatgttaattaggtactgaaataacCCTAAGACACACGGGGAGAGGGGGATGCCGGTGACTACATTATTCAATGCATCATTGTTAGGATAGTCCTGAATATTCACTTTACAATGACTCATGTTTGTTTAGCTGTTTACACTGTGAGGCATTCTTCAGGCCTATTTTAACTGCTTAAGTTCTCATCAATATCTCGTGCTGCTTATTCTCGTGTCTGAACTAGTATTATTGATTAATAATTTGGATTTGATTACTCCATCAGGTACAAATGCCCAGATCATGAGAACCCTGCTGAGTTCTTGGCTGATCTAATTTCCATTGATTATAGCTCAGCTGAAAGTGTACAATCATCACAGAAAAGAATCGAGAATCTAGTTGATGAATTTGCTAATAAGGTTCTGATTACTGAATTTAACAGTCCAGTAGCACAGTCAGAGGGCTCTGAATTTTCTTCCAAGCTCACTCAGAAGTCCACTAGAAAGCAAAGATGTGGTTGGTGGAGAGAATTTCGTTTGCTGTTTAAGAGAGCTTGGATGCAGGTTTTTCACTAAATATGCTTTACCCTTTAAACATGATTTTCCTACTTCAGCCTTGAATAGGTTGATAACGAAGTTTACATTTTCTGTGGTGCAAAATTTCCTTGGTACTTTGACTTATGAGACTATATTTCAGAAGTTATTTAGACAATTAGACTAATATATGCTTTTAACCTATAATAAATCAGATCTATACTGTACCAAATTCAGGAAATATATCTTTGGAATATTTACTTTAATTAAGTAACTGGTGGCATGATTGAGCTTTTACCAACTCTGTGACTCCAGTAGATGCAAGACCACTACTGCATTAAACATGCAAGGAAATGAAAGGAAGGTCTTGACGCTAAAAAAGAAGACCCAACTAGATTGATTATTTATAAATGTTCAAATCTTAGCTTGAGCTTTTTTAGCTGCCTAAAATCTAAATGGTGCTACCAGAAGATTAAGACTANNNNNNNNNNNNNNNNNNNNNNNNNNNNNNNNNNNNNNNNNNNNNNNNNNNNNNNNNNNNNNNNNNNNNNNNNNNNNNNNNNNNNNNNNNNNNNNNNNNNTAAGTTTCACCCCGCCTCAACTCTGTGAGGTTAGGCCCGCCCACGAATCAATGGACCAGCACCTATATAGCCGACCGTGACCAAGTCGCCTGGCCCGGCCCACAAACTTACGGgccgcccgcttaagacgtggcaggcctcgtgtgggcctaccatctaccacggggtttcagccggttaacgccgttaactgcccgttaacggcgtctgccacgtgtcagtttgcatgacatcaccagtcaacgggctcccggaaacacttgggcaacggtccgattttccgtggcggaagggcgcccaagcgcgacggaccgaaaaaatcgtcgtaggactttgcctgacgcagtttcgacaacagaacccatatcgtcgggttaggcccataggcgacgaaaaatgccccttagttgacgattttgggacgttgtctatcagaacttttcttgtagtgacatatgttcttagctttattcttaatgttcattgcgaaggttgaactacttcgttcattgttacatggttggaaacagaaaatgctgcatgtggtaattggtataatgtcttgaataatttgatacttggtaattgttgtgctcatatagatcatgtctaagctcttgcatcatgtactttgcacccattaatgaagaactacatagagcttgttaaaatttggtttgcatgattggtttctctagagtctagatattttctggttaaggtgtttgaacaacaaggaagacgatgtaaagtcttataatgcttacaatatgttcatccctgcatatttcaagaagactcaagcatctaagcttggggatgcccaaggcatccccttcttcatcaacaatttatcaggtttcttctcttgaaactatatttttattcggtcacatcttatgtgctttacttggagcgtctgtgtgcttttatttttgtttgtatttgaataaaatctgatccatcatgcttgtttgggagagagacacgctccactttttcgtatgaacacatgtgttcttagctttactcttaatgttcatggcgaaggttgaaactgcttcgttcattgttatatggttggaaacagaaaatgcttcatgtggtaattggtataatgtcttgaataatttgatacttggcaattgttgtgctcatatatatcatgtttaagctcttgcatcatgtactttgcacctattaatgaagaactacgtagagcttgttaaaatttggtttgcatgattgatctctagagtctagatattttctggttaaggtgtttgaacaacaaggagacaatgtaaagtcttataatagttacaatatgttcatatgtgagctttgctgcaccttttatacttgagtttgcttcaaacaaccttgctagcctagccttgtattgagaggaattcttcccgtgcgtccaaatccttgagccaaatactatgccacttgtgtccaccatacctacctaccacatggtatttctccgccattccaaagtacattacttgagtgctacctttaaaaattctattctttgcctttgaaatatatagctcatgggacaaatagccttaaaaactattgtggtgaagaatatgtacttatgtgtcttatttcttaataagttgcttgttgagcgataaccgtgtttacggggacgccatcaacttttatctttgttgaatatcatgtgagttgctatgcatgttcgtcttgtctgaagtaagggcgattttcatgatcaaatggtttgagtatgcatactgttagagaagaacattgggctcatggtggaagtttcagtttggacaattaatcctcaatctcttatgagaatattaactgttgttgaatgcttatgcattaaagaggagtccattatctgttttctatgttgtacctgtatggatgtctaagttgagaataatcaaaagcgataaatccaatgcgagctttctccttagacctttgtacaggcggcatagaggtacccctttgtgacacttggttgaaacatattctacgcaatgataatccgtgttaatccaagctaattaggacaaggtgcgagcactattggtatactatgcatgaggcttgcaacttataagatatcttatacataacacatatgctttattactaccgttgacaaaattgtttcttgttttcaaaatgaaaagctctagcacaaatatagtaatccatgcttcctctgcgaagggcctatcttctactttattgttgagtcagtttacctacttctttctatcccagaagcaaacacttgtatcaactgtgtgcattgattcttacatgtttacctattgcacttgttatattactttgtgttgacaattatccatgagatatacatgttgaagttgaaagcaaccgctgaaacttatatcttcctttgtgttgcttcaatgcctttactttgaatctattgctttatgagtaactcttatgcaagtcttattgatgcttgtcttgaaagtactattaatgaaaagtctttgttatatggttcatttgtttactcattgtctttaccattgcttcgaatcgctgcattcatctcatatgctttacaatagtatgatcaagattatgatagcatgtcacttcagaaattatcattgttatcgtttacctactcgagggcgagtaggaactaagcttggggatgcttgatacgtctcaaacgtatctataatttcttatgttccatgctacttttatgatgatactcacatgttttatacacattatatgtcattattatgcattttccggaactaacctattgacgagatgccgaagggccgcttgtcgttttctgctgtttttggtttcagaaatcctagtaaggaaatattctcggaatcggacgaaatcaacgcccagcatcttagaattccacgaagcttccagaacacccgagagccaccagaggagagccctggggggcccacacgtgtgggcggcgcggccaagaagccaggcgcgcccccctactgtgtggtggccccaggccccctccgactccgcctcttcgcctatttaaagctccctgacctaaaacatcgatacagaaaagccacggtacaagaaaccttccagagccgccgccatcgcgaagccaagatccgggggacgagagtctcgttccggcacgccgccgggacgggaagtgcccccggaaggcttctccatcgacaccaccgccatcttcatcaacgccgcctgtctcccatgaggagggagtagttctccatcgaggctaagggctgtaccggtagctatgtggttaatctctctcctatgtacttcaatacaatgatctcatgagctgccttacatgattgagattcatatgagttttgtatcacaattcatctatgtgttactctagtgatgttattaaagtactctattcctcctccatggtgtaacggtgacagtgtgtgcatcatgtagtacttggcgtattttatgattgtaatctcttgtagattatgaagttaattattgctatgatagtattgatgtgatctattcctccttcatagtgtgatggtgacaagtgtgcatgctatgttagtacttggtgtaattgcaatgatctatcatgcactctaaggttatttaaatatgaacatcgaatgttgtggagcttgttaactccggcattgaggtgctcttgtagccctacgcaattagtggtgttcatcatccaacaagagagtgtagagtggttttattatgtgatcaaagttgagagtgtccactagtgaaagtatgatccctaggccttgtttctaagcatcgaaactccgtttatttactgttctgttgcatgtttactcgctgccatattttattcagattattattaccactcatatacatccatactactttatttcactatctcttcgccgaactagtgcacctatacatatgacaagtgtattaggtgtgttggggacacaagagacttcttgtatcgtgattgcagggttgcttgagagggatatctttgacgtcttcctccctgagttcgataaaccttgggtgatccacttaagggaaacttgctgctgttctacaaacctctgctcttggaggcccaacactgtctacaagaatagaagcacccgtagacatcaaggggtacctctatgtcgcatgtacaaaggtccaaggagataaatcgcatttgatttctcgtttttaataaatctcaaccatggacatccataccgggacaacatagaaaacagataatggactcctcttttaatgcttaagcattcaacaacagataatgttctcataagagattgaggattagtgtccaaactgaaacttccaccatgattcatggctttagttagcggcccaatgttcttatctaacaatatgcatactcaaaccatttgatcatgaaaatcacccttacttcagacaagacaaacatgcatagcaactcacatgatatccaataaaggtataatagttgatggcgtccctgatacgtctccgacgtatcgataatttcttatgttccatgccacattattgatgatatctacatgttttatgcacactttatgtcatattcgtgcattttctggaactaacctattaacaagatgccgaagagccgattgtctgttttct contains:
- the LOC124665037 gene encoding ABC transporter G family member 7-like — translated: MSQGGYKIAYVRQEDIFFSQLTVRETLSLAAELQLPDTMSPERKEKYVNDLLFRLGLVNSADSIVGDAKVRGISGREKKRLALACELIASPSVIFADEPTTGLDAFQAEKVMETLRQLARRWALPPI